One genomic window of Monodelphis domestica isolate mMonDom1 chromosome 1, mMonDom1.pri, whole genome shotgun sequence includes the following:
- the CDH15 gene encoding cadherin-15 isoform X3 — translation MDTALLLALCALAQGLRLSTGRSVPPGPLYLWRHPTGLNRVRRAWVIPPISVSENHKKIPYTLVQIKSDKQQQGGVIYSIKGPGVDEEPLGIFSIDKFTGKVFLNAMLDREKTDHFRLKAFALDLGGSTLEDPTDLEIVVVDQNDNRPVFQQEVFTGHILEGAIPGTYVTKAEATDADDPDTDNAALRYSILDQGETEHFSIDELTGEIRTVQVGLDREVVGVYNLTLQVADMSGEGLTNTAIAVIYVDDINDNAPEFTSEEFSMKANEAFGGIDVGRLEVQDKDLPGSPNWVAKFTILEGDPDGQFAIRTDPKTNDGILSVVKPLDHESREHYQLRVSVQNDAPLQGSAPKAARGLATVTVEVQDVNEPPIFYTNPLRASVAEGAAPGTEVTTFFARDPDTQQHQQLSYFKDYDPEDWLRVDRATGRIQTKRAINPASPFLKDGWYRAIILASDDASPARTATGTLSIEILEVNDHAPLLASPTGTICSDPGQGSGLIIGAMDEDLPPHGAPFHFQLSPGSPELTRNWSISQLNVTHAWLRLRTEAPEGLYSLALLLQDSGQPPQQLEQLLNVTVCRCGEAGVCAPGTAALLAGGAGISLVALVIVLASVILLLLLVLLVAIFERFRQRVREKGLLDGLQDDVRDNILNYDEQGGGEEDQDAYDINQLRHPVSTVELVPQTSFRGRQPLRKDTPYHRVPPQPSRALPTSPSDIADFISDGLEAADNDPSVPPYDTALIYDYEGEGSLAGTLSSILSSLGDEDQDYDYLRDWGPRFTRLADMYGQH, via the exons GGTCTCAGGCTCTCCACAGGGAGGTCTGTGCCTCCTGGCCCCCTTTATCTCTGGAGACATCCAACGGGGCTGAATCGAGTTCGAAGAGCCTGGGTCATCCCACCCATCAGCGTGTCTGAAAACCACAAGAAGATTCCCTACACCCTGGTGCAG ATAAAGTCGGATAAACAACAACAGGGTGGTGTCATCTACAGCATTAAGGGCCCAGGGGTAGATGAAGAACCTTTGGGAATCTTCTCCATTGATAAGTTCACCGGAAAAGTGTTTCTCAATGCCATGCTGGACCGAGAGAAGACTGACCACTTTAGG CTAAAGGCCTTTGCCCTGGATCTGGGAGGGTCCACCCTGGAGGACCCGACTGACCTGGAGATTGTAGTTGTGGATCAGAACGATAACCGGCCAGTGTTCCAACAGGAAGTATTCACCGGCCACATACTAGAGGGAGCTATCCCAG GTACCTACGTGACAAAGGCTGAGGCCACCGATGCCGACGACCCGGACACAGACAACGCGGCCCTGAGATACTCCATCCTGGACCAGGGCGAGACGGAGCATTTCAGCATCGATGAGCTTACGGGCGAAATCCGAACTGTGCAAGTGGGGCTGGATAGAGAG gTGGTCGGAGTATATAACCTGACGCTGCAGGTGGCCGACATGTCTGGGGAAGGGCTTACCAACACCGCCATCGCTGTCATCTACGTGGACGACATCAATGACAATGCCCCAGAGTTCACCAGCGAAGAG TTCTCCATGAAAGCCAACGAGGCCTTCGGTGGCATAGATGTGGGGAGGCTCGAAGTTCAGGACAAGGATCTTCCTGGCTCTCCCAACTGGGTGGCCAAGTTCACCATTCTGGAAGGAGACCCCGATGGGCAGTTTGCTATTCGTACAGACCCCAAGACCAACGATGGTATCCTGTCTGTGGTGAAG CCCTTGGACCATGAGAGCAGAGAGCATTACCAGCTTCGGGTGTCAGTGCAGAATGATGCCCCCCTGCAAGGGAGTGCCCCAAAAGCGGCTCGAGGCTTAGCCACAGTGACTGTGGAGGTACAGGATGTGAATGAACCGCCCATCTTCTATACCAACCCTCTTCGAGCCAGTGTGGCCGAGGGCGCTGCTCCTGGGACTGAAGTCACCACCTTCTTCGCCCGAGACCCAGACACCCAGCAACATCAGCAGCTCAG TTACTTCAAAGACTATGACCCTGAGGACTGGCTTCGAGTGGACCGTGCCACTGGTCGGATCCAGACGAAGCGAGCTATCAACCCAGCCTCACCCTTCCTCAAAGATGGCTGGTACAGAGCCATCATACTGGCCAGTGATGACG CATCCCCAGCTCGCACAGCCACGGGCACCCTCTCCATAGAGATTCTGGAGGTCAATGACCATGCCCCACTCCTGGCCTCGCCCACCGGTACCATATGCAGTGACCCTGGCCAGGGGTCTGGCCTCATCATCGGTGCTATGGATGAGGATTTGCCTCCTCATGGAGCCCCCTTCCACTTCCAACTGAGCCCTGGTTCCCCAGAACTGACAAGAAACTGGAGCATCAGCCAGCTCAATG TGACTCACGCCTGGTTACGCCTGCGGACGGAGGCTCCGGAGGGTCTGTACAGTCTGGCCCTCCTGCTCCAAGACTCGGGGCAGCCCCCGCAGCAGCTAGAACAGCTGCTCAATGTGACCGTGTGCCGTTGTGGGGAGGCCGGAGTCTGCGCTCCCGGGACGGCTGCCCTTCTGGCTGGGGGGGCAGGCATCAGCCTGGTGGCCCTGGTCATCGTCCTCGCCAGCGTCATCCTTCTCCTCC TGCTCGTATTGCTGGTGGCCATCTTTGAGCGCTTTCGCCAGCGAGTCCGGGAGAAGGGGCTGCTGGACGGGCTGCAGGACGATGTTCGGGACAATATCCTCAACTATGATGAGCAGGGAGGCGGAGAGGAAGACCAG GACGCCTATGACATAAACCAGCTTCGCCATCCCGTCTCCACCGTGGAGCTGGTGCCTCAGACCTCGTTCAGGGGAAGACAGCCTCTGCGGAAGGATACGCCCTATCACCGGGTACCTCCACAGCCCTCCCGGGCCCTGCCCACCAGCCCCTCGGACATTGCTGACTTCATCAGTGAT GGTCTGGAAGCCGCCGACAACGACCCCAGTGTCCCACCCTACGACACGGCGCTCATCTATGACTACGAGGGGGAAGGCTCTCTGGCAGGAACACTCAGCTCCATCCTTTCCAGCTTGGGAGATGAGGACCAGGACTATGATTACCTCAGGGACTGGGGTCCCAGATTCACCCGGCTGGCAGACATGTACGGGCAGCACTGA
- the CDH15 gene encoding cadherin-15 isoform X1: MDTALLLALCALAQGLRLSTGRSVPPGPLYLWRHPTGLNRVRRAWVIPPISVSENHKKIPYTLVQIKSDKQQQGGVIYSIKGPGVDEEPLGIFSIDKFTGKVFLNAMLDREKTDHFRLKAFALDLGGSTLEDPTDLEIVVVDQNDNRPVFQQEVFTGHILEGAIPGTYVTKAEATDADDPDTDNAALRYSILDQGETEHFSIDELTGEIRTVQVGLDREVVGVYNLTLQVADMSGEGLTNTAIAVIYVDDINDNAPEFTSEEFSMKANEAFGGIDVGRLEVQDKDLPGSPNWVAKFTILEGDPDGQFAIRTDPKTNDGILSVVKPLDHESREHYQLRVSVQNDAPLQGSAPKAARGLATVTVEVQDVNEPPIFYTNPLRASVAEGAAPGTEVTTFFARDPDTQQHQQLSYFKDYDPEDWLRVDRATGRIQTKRAINPASPFLKDGWYRAIILASDDASPARTATGTLSIEILEVNDHAPLLASPTGTICSDPGQGSGLIIGAMDEDLPPHGAPFHFQLSPGSPELTRNWSISQLNVTHAWLRLRTEAPEGLYSLALLLQDSGQPPQQLEQLLNVTVCRCGEAGVCAPGTAALLAGGAGISLVALVIVLASVILLLLLVLLVAIFERFRQRVREKGLLDGLQDDVRDNILNYDEQGGGEEDQDAYDINQLRHPVSTVELVPQTSFRGRQPLRKDTPYHRVPPQPSRALPTSPSDIADFISDVSVPREKMEPLFWAPWDSHLPWSLPTLLTPVLSFTQRQGNEKGKTPFFGGSLAWACPSPWPEFPNTPLFPKARNCPFPTPPLRCLHKTMCVSGGHIGLL, encoded by the exons GGTCTCAGGCTCTCCACAGGGAGGTCTGTGCCTCCTGGCCCCCTTTATCTCTGGAGACATCCAACGGGGCTGAATCGAGTTCGAAGAGCCTGGGTCATCCCACCCATCAGCGTGTCTGAAAACCACAAGAAGATTCCCTACACCCTGGTGCAG ATAAAGTCGGATAAACAACAACAGGGTGGTGTCATCTACAGCATTAAGGGCCCAGGGGTAGATGAAGAACCTTTGGGAATCTTCTCCATTGATAAGTTCACCGGAAAAGTGTTTCTCAATGCCATGCTGGACCGAGAGAAGACTGACCACTTTAGG CTAAAGGCCTTTGCCCTGGATCTGGGAGGGTCCACCCTGGAGGACCCGACTGACCTGGAGATTGTAGTTGTGGATCAGAACGATAACCGGCCAGTGTTCCAACAGGAAGTATTCACCGGCCACATACTAGAGGGAGCTATCCCAG GTACCTACGTGACAAAGGCTGAGGCCACCGATGCCGACGACCCGGACACAGACAACGCGGCCCTGAGATACTCCATCCTGGACCAGGGCGAGACGGAGCATTTCAGCATCGATGAGCTTACGGGCGAAATCCGAACTGTGCAAGTGGGGCTGGATAGAGAG gTGGTCGGAGTATATAACCTGACGCTGCAGGTGGCCGACATGTCTGGGGAAGGGCTTACCAACACCGCCATCGCTGTCATCTACGTGGACGACATCAATGACAATGCCCCAGAGTTCACCAGCGAAGAG TTCTCCATGAAAGCCAACGAGGCCTTCGGTGGCATAGATGTGGGGAGGCTCGAAGTTCAGGACAAGGATCTTCCTGGCTCTCCCAACTGGGTGGCCAAGTTCACCATTCTGGAAGGAGACCCCGATGGGCAGTTTGCTATTCGTACAGACCCCAAGACCAACGATGGTATCCTGTCTGTGGTGAAG CCCTTGGACCATGAGAGCAGAGAGCATTACCAGCTTCGGGTGTCAGTGCAGAATGATGCCCCCCTGCAAGGGAGTGCCCCAAAAGCGGCTCGAGGCTTAGCCACAGTGACTGTGGAGGTACAGGATGTGAATGAACCGCCCATCTTCTATACCAACCCTCTTCGAGCCAGTGTGGCCGAGGGCGCTGCTCCTGGGACTGAAGTCACCACCTTCTTCGCCCGAGACCCAGACACCCAGCAACATCAGCAGCTCAG TTACTTCAAAGACTATGACCCTGAGGACTGGCTTCGAGTGGACCGTGCCACTGGTCGGATCCAGACGAAGCGAGCTATCAACCCAGCCTCACCCTTCCTCAAAGATGGCTGGTACAGAGCCATCATACTGGCCAGTGATGACG CATCCCCAGCTCGCACAGCCACGGGCACCCTCTCCATAGAGATTCTGGAGGTCAATGACCATGCCCCACTCCTGGCCTCGCCCACCGGTACCATATGCAGTGACCCTGGCCAGGGGTCTGGCCTCATCATCGGTGCTATGGATGAGGATTTGCCTCCTCATGGAGCCCCCTTCCACTTCCAACTGAGCCCTGGTTCCCCAGAACTGACAAGAAACTGGAGCATCAGCCAGCTCAATG TGACTCACGCCTGGTTACGCCTGCGGACGGAGGCTCCGGAGGGTCTGTACAGTCTGGCCCTCCTGCTCCAAGACTCGGGGCAGCCCCCGCAGCAGCTAGAACAGCTGCTCAATGTGACCGTGTGCCGTTGTGGGGAGGCCGGAGTCTGCGCTCCCGGGACGGCTGCCCTTCTGGCTGGGGGGGCAGGCATCAGCCTGGTGGCCCTGGTCATCGTCCTCGCCAGCGTCATCCTTCTCCTCC TGCTCGTATTGCTGGTGGCCATCTTTGAGCGCTTTCGCCAGCGAGTCCGGGAGAAGGGGCTGCTGGACGGGCTGCAGGACGATGTTCGGGACAATATCCTCAACTATGATGAGCAGGGAGGCGGAGAGGAAGACCAG GACGCCTATGACATAAACCAGCTTCGCCATCCCGTCTCCACCGTGGAGCTGGTGCCTCAGACCTCGTTCAGGGGAAGACAGCCTCTGCGGAAGGATACGCCCTATCACCGGGTACCTCCACAGCCCTCCCGGGCCCTGCCCACCAGCCCCTCGGACATTGCTGACTTCATCAGTGATGTAAGTGTTCCCCGGGAGAAGATGGAGCCTCTGTTCTGGGCACCCTGGGACTCTCACCTCCCATGGTCTCTCCCAactcttctgactccagtcctcAGCTTCACCCAAAGGCAAGGCAATGAAAAGGGGAAAACCCCTTTCTTTGGGGGCAGTTTGGCATGGGCTTGCCCAAGCCCCTGGCCAGAGTTTCCCAACACCCCCCTTTTCCCAAAAGCAAGAAACTGTCCCTTTCCCACCCCTCCTTTAAGGTGTTTGCACAAAACAATGTGTGTTTCAGGGGGTCATATAGGCCTTCTCTGA
- the CDH15 gene encoding cadherin-15 isoform X2: MDTALLLALCALAQGLRLSTGRSVPPGPLYLWRHPTGLNRVRRAWVIPPISVSENHKKIPYTLVQIKSDKQQQGGVIYSIKGPGVDEEPLGIFSIDKFTGKVFLNAMLDREKTDHFRLKAFALDLGGSTLEDPTDLEIVVVDQNDNRPVFQQEVFTGHILEGAIPGTYVTKAEATDADDPDTDNAALRYSILDQGETEHFSIDELTGEIRTVQVGLDREVVGVYNLTLQVADMSGEGLTNTAIAVIYVDDINDNAPEFTSEEFSMKANEAFGGIDVGRLEVQDKDLPGSPNWVAKFTILEGDPDGQFAIRTDPKTNDGILSVVKPLDHESREHYQLRVSVQNDAPLQGSAPKAARGLATVTVEVQDVNEPPIFYTNPLRASVAEGAAPGTEVTTFFARDPDTQQHQQLSYFKDYDPEDWLRVDRATGRIQTKRAINPASPFLKDGWYRAIILASDDASPARTATGTLSIEILEVNDHAPLLASPTGTICSDPGQGSGLIIGAMDEDLPPHGAPFHFQLSPGSPELTRNWSISQLNVTHAWLRLRTEAPEGLYSLALLLQDSGQPPQQLEQLLNVTVCRCGEAGVCAPGTAALLAGGAGISLVALVIVLASVILLLLLVLLVAIFERFRQRVREKGLLDGLQDDVRDNILNYDEQGGGEEDQDAYDINQLRHPVSTVELVPQTSFRGRQPLRKDTPYHRVPPQPSRALPTSPSDIADFISDVSVPREKMEPLFWAPWDSHLPWSLPTLLTPVLSFTQRQGNEKGKTPFFGGSLAWACPSPWPEFPNTPLFPKARNCPFPTPPLRCLHKTMCVSGGHIGLL; the protein is encoded by the exons GGTCTCAGGCTCTCCACAGGGAGGTCTGTGCCTCCTGGCCCCCTTTATCTCTGGAGACATCCAACGGGGCTGAATCGAGTTCGAAGAGCCTGGGTCATCCCACCCATCAGCGTGTCTGAAAACCACAAGAAGATTCCCTACACCCTGGTGCAG ATAAAGTCGGATAAACAACAACAGGGTGGTGTCATCTACAGCATTAAGGGCCCAGGGGTAGATGAAGAACCTTTGGGAATCTTCTCCATTGATAAGTTCACCGGAAAAGTGTTTCTCAATGCCATGCTGGACCGAGAGAAGACTGACCACTTTAGG CTAAAGGCCTTTGCCCTGGATCTGGGAGGGTCCACCCTGGAGGACCCGACTGACCTGGAGATTGTAGTTGTGGATCAGAACGATAACCGGCCAGTGTTCCAACAGGAAGTATTCACCGGCCACATACTAGAGGGAGCTATCCCAG GTACCTACGTGACAAAGGCTGAGGCCACCGATGCCGACGACCCGGACACAGACAACGCGGCCCTGAGATACTCCATCCTGGACCAGGGCGAGACGGAGCATTTCAGCATCGATGAGCTTACGGGCGAAATCCGAACTGTGCAAGTGGGGCTGGATAGAGAG gTGGTCGGAGTATATAACCTGACGCTGCAGGTGGCCGACATGTCTGGGGAAGGGCTTACCAACACCGCCATCGCTGTCATCTACGTGGACGACATCAATGACAATGCCCCAGAGTTCACCAGCGAAGAG TTCTCCATGAAAGCCAACGAGGCCTTCGGTGGCATAGATGTGGGGAGGCTCGAAGTTCAGGACAAGGATCTTCCTGGCTCTCCCAACTGGGTGGCCAAGTTCACCATTCTGGAAGGAGACCCCGATGGGCAGTTTGCTATTCGTACAGACCCCAAGACCAACGATGGTATCCTGTCTGTGGTGAAG CCCTTGGACCATGAGAGCAGAGAGCATTACCAGCTTCGGGTGTCAGTGCAGAATGATGCCCCCCTGCAAGGGAGTGCCCCAAAAGCGGCTCGAGGCTTAGCCACAGTGACTGTGGAGGTACAGGATGTGAATGAACCGCCCATCTTCTATACCAACCCTCTTCGAGCCAGTGTGGCCGAGGGCGCTGCTCCTGGGACTGAAGTCACCACCTTCTTCGCCCGAGACCCAGACACCCAGCAACATCAGCAG CTCAGTTACTTCAAAGACTATGACCCTGAGGACTGGCTTCGAGTGGACCGTGCCACTGGTCGGATCCAGACGAAGCGAGCTATCAACCCAGCCTCACCCTTCCTCAAAGATGGCTGGTACAGAGCCATCATACTGGCCAGTGATGACG CATCCCCAGCTCGCACAGCCACGGGCACCCTCTCCATAGAGATTCTGGAGGTCAATGACCATGCCCCACTCCTGGCCTCGCCCACCGGTACCATATGCAGTGACCCTGGCCAGGGGTCTGGCCTCATCATCGGTGCTATGGATGAGGATTTGCCTCCTCATGGAGCCCCCTTCCACTTCCAACTGAGCCCTGGTTCCCCAGAACTGACAAGAAACTGGAGCATCAGCCAGCTCAATG TGACTCACGCCTGGTTACGCCTGCGGACGGAGGCTCCGGAGGGTCTGTACAGTCTGGCCCTCCTGCTCCAAGACTCGGGGCAGCCCCCGCAGCAGCTAGAACAGCTGCTCAATGTGACCGTGTGCCGTTGTGGGGAGGCCGGAGTCTGCGCTCCCGGGACGGCTGCCCTTCTGGCTGGGGGGGCAGGCATCAGCCTGGTGGCCCTGGTCATCGTCCTCGCCAGCGTCATCCTTCTCCTCC TGCTCGTATTGCTGGTGGCCATCTTTGAGCGCTTTCGCCAGCGAGTCCGGGAGAAGGGGCTGCTGGACGGGCTGCAGGACGATGTTCGGGACAATATCCTCAACTATGATGAGCAGGGAGGCGGAGAGGAAGACCAG GACGCCTATGACATAAACCAGCTTCGCCATCCCGTCTCCACCGTGGAGCTGGTGCCTCAGACCTCGTTCAGGGGAAGACAGCCTCTGCGGAAGGATACGCCCTATCACCGGGTACCTCCACAGCCCTCCCGGGCCCTGCCCACCAGCCCCTCGGACATTGCTGACTTCATCAGTGATGTAAGTGTTCCCCGGGAGAAGATGGAGCCTCTGTTCTGGGCACCCTGGGACTCTCACCTCCCATGGTCTCTCCCAactcttctgactccagtcctcAGCTTCACCCAAAGGCAAGGCAATGAAAAGGGGAAAACCCCTTTCTTTGGGGGCAGTTTGGCATGGGCTTGCCCAAGCCCCTGGCCAGAGTTTCCCAACACCCCCCTTTTCCCAAAAGCAAGAAACTGTCCCTTTCCCACCCCTCCTTTAAGGTGTTTGCACAAAACAATGTGTGTTTCAGGGGGTCATATAGGCCTTCTCTGA